One genomic segment of Vulpes vulpes isolate BD-2025 chromosome 2, VulVul3, whole genome shotgun sequence includes these proteins:
- the LOC112910681 gene encoding uncharacterized protein, translated as MQSSRRQKTRRSLSSAQGAYRPPQQPRRLPTQDPGEEQLCRMQKGRPQQPTALPAQREPASIVATGAEQCSRRARGFKHLAATSSVKSGSGAGSQSSSADENLLPLTARLLAAFQEIFKLFSSSPTGTVDMRSMKAALRNVGIQLSPQEMCEALQQADLDGDGTVSFKDFLGVLTDSHRLAQCLGQVRNSRFYDPQGLQTLFLEMLFKLMSQGFLPHKVVQEVMSYYTKKQRALRLNPGWKGQARGPSGAVRTHASLTFFCQAARLGGLSGSELERSLHRLHKAGARSPYSQIPNLAGRTPPEDRTRNRAPLPDVRLPKSCQPSRHKLGSTQRSLSLEFVGQPLDYLRPSRMAPSPPTLVQQQPFSPSPACLQKPAMKNVYK; from the exons gcctccccAGCAGCCTCGAAGACTGCCCACACAGGACCCAGGAGAGGAGCAGCTCTGCAGGATGCAGAAGGGGAGGCCTCAGCAGCCCACTGCCCTGCCGGCCCAGAGGGAGCCAGCATCCATCGTGGCCACAGGGGCTGAGCAGTGCTCCCGGAGGGCCAGAGGGTTCAAGCACCTTGCAGCTACCAGCTCAGTGAAATCAGGCTCAGGTGCAGGGTCTCAAAG CAGCTCTGCAGATGAGAACCTGCTACCCCTGACAGCCCGGCTGCTGGCAG caTTCCAGGAGATCTTCAAACTGTTCAGCTCCAGCCCGACAGGCACTGTGGACATGCGCAGCATGAAAGCTGCCCTGCGCAATGTGGGCATCCAGCTGAGCCCACAGGAGATGTGTGAGGCTCTGCAGCAGGCAGACTTGGATG gtGACGGAACTGTAAGCTTCAAAGACTTCCTGGGTGTCCTTACTGACAGCCACCGCCTGGCTCAGTGCTTGG GCCAGGTGAGGAACAGCCGGTTCTATGACCCCCAGGGCCTGCAAACCCTTTTCTTAGAAATGCTGTTCAAGCTGATGAGCCAGGGCTTCCTGCCCCACAAAGTGGTGCAGGAAGTGATGAG ctacTACACGAAGAAGCAGCGGGCCCTGCGGCTGAACCCAGGCTGGAAGGGCCAGGCCCGTGGCCCCAGCGGCGCGGTGCGCACTCACGCGAGCCTCACCTTCTTCTGCCAGGCCGCGCGCCTGGGCGGCCTCTCGGGCTCCGAGCTGGAGCGCTCACTGCACAGACTGCACAAAGCAG GTGCGCGCAGCCCCTACTCCCAGATACCTAACTTGGCCGGGCGGACACCCCCAGAAGACCGGACGCGGAACCGAGCCCCACTCCCCGACGTCCGCCTTCCCAAGTCCTGCCAGCCCAGCCGCCACAAACTCGGGTCCACCCAGAGGTCCCTCAGCCTGG agttCGTGGGCCAGCCATTAGACTATCTACGCCCCTCGAGGATGGCTCCCTCCCCCCCAACTCTAGTGCAGCAGCAGCCCTTCTCCCCTTCGCCAGCCTGTTTGCAGAAACCTGCTATGAAAAACGTGTACAAGTAA